In a genomic window of Phacochoerus africanus isolate WHEZ1 chromosome 6, ROS_Pafr_v1, whole genome shotgun sequence:
- the LOC125128914 gene encoding late cornified envelope protein 3B-like produces MSCQQNQQQCQPPPKCPSPKCPPKSLAHCRPPASSSGCAPISGGCGGPSSEGGCCLSPHRHPGSHGCRLLGSDSCDRGSGLQSGGSGYSAGGCC; encoded by the coding sequence ATGTCCTGCCAGCAGAACCAGCAGCAGTGCCAGCCCCCTCCCAAGTGCCCCTCGCCCAAGTGTCCCCCAAAGAGCCTGGCACACTGTCggcctccagcctcctcctcagGCTGTGCTCCCATCTCCGGGGGCTGCGGGGGCCCCAGCTCTGAGGGCGGCTGCTGCCTGAGCCCCCACAGGCACCCCGGGTCCCATGGATGCCGGCTCCTGGGCTCTGACTCCTGTGACAGAGGCAGTGGTCTGCAGTCTGGGGGTTCCGGCTACAGTGCTGGGGGCTGCTGCTGA